In a genomic window of Cytobacillus sp. FSL H8-0458:
- the rpsO gene encoding 30S ribosomal protein S15 yields the protein MAITKERKNELINEFKTHESDTGSPEVQIAVLTEEINNLNDHLRTHKKDHHSRRGLLKMVGKRRNLLTYLRNKDVARYRELINKLGLRR from the coding sequence ATGGCAATCACTAAAGAACGTAAAAATGAGCTAATCAATGAGTTCAAAACTCATGAAAGCGACACTGGATCTCCAGAAGTTCAAATCGCTGTCCTTACTGAAGAAATCAACAATTTGAACGACCATTTACGTACTCACAAGAAAGACCACCATTCACGTCGCGGTCTTTTGAAAATGGTTGGTAAGCGCCGTAACCTATTAACTTACCTTCGCAACAAAGACGTTGCACGTTACCGTGAGTTAATCAATAAGCTTGGCTTACGTCGATAA
- the ribF gene encoding bifunctional riboflavin kinase/FAD synthetase — translation MEVIHIHHPHRMDKSEMPELAIALGYFDGVHLGHQKVIREAKSIAEQKGLKSAVMTFDPHPSVVLGKSVQHVEYITSLEDKIAIIADLGIDYLFVINFTREFANLLPQEFVDQYLIGLNAKHVVAGFDYSYGRMGRGTMETLLFHSRDQFDYSVVAKLAKEDEKISSTLIRKYIREGNTAELPGLLGRYYKTSGIVIHGDKRGRTIGFPTANVDVSDDCIIPPPGVYAVRFSVDGSWYEGVCNVGYKPTFNKEKGDRPSVEVHIFDFSSNIYGRKVTVEWHKHLRSERKFAGVQELIAQIEKDKQQTEQYFEKNRV, via the coding sequence ATGGAAGTTATTCATATACATCATCCCCATCGAATGGATAAAAGCGAAATGCCTGAATTGGCAATAGCACTTGGATATTTTGATGGTGTTCATCTGGGTCACCAGAAAGTCATCCGTGAAGCAAAATCAATAGCTGAACAAAAAGGATTAAAAAGTGCTGTCATGACATTTGATCCGCATCCCTCGGTTGTTTTGGGGAAAAGCGTTCAGCATGTGGAGTATATTACGTCCCTTGAGGATAAAATTGCTATCATAGCTGATCTCGGTATAGATTATTTGTTTGTTATCAATTTTACAAGGGAATTTGCTAATCTTCTGCCCCAGGAGTTTGTTGACCAATACCTGATTGGTCTTAATGCCAAGCATGTCGTGGCAGGCTTTGATTATTCCTACGGAAGAATGGGACGGGGCACAATGGAAACATTGCTGTTTCATTCAAGGGATCAATTTGATTACTCAGTCGTTGCAAAGCTGGCGAAAGAAGACGAAAAAATCAGCTCTACGCTAATAAGGAAATATATCCGTGAAGGGAATACGGCTGAGCTTCCCGGTCTTTTAGGAAGATATTATAAAACATCAGGAATCGTTATCCATGGTGATAAGAGAGGTCGTACAATCGGCTTTCCTACAGCGAATGTGGATGTTTCTGATGACTGCATTATTCCACCGCCTGGTGTGTATGCTGTAAGATTCTCAGTAGATGGCAGCTGGTATGAAGGTGTCTGCAATGTTGGCTACAAACCAACTTTTAATAAGGAAAAAGGGGACAGGCCATCTGTTGAAGTCCATATTTTTGATTTCTCTTCAAATATTTATGGCAGGAAAGTGACAGTTGAATGGCATAAACATCTTAGAAGCGAAAGGAAATTTGCTGGCGTTCAGGAGTTAATTGCGCAAATCGAAAAGGATAAACAGCAGACTGAGCAATATTTTGAGAAAAACAGGGTTTAG
- the truB gene encoding tRNA pseudouridine(55) synthase TruB: MEGILPLFKPKGMTSHDCVFRLRKILRMKKIGHTGTLDPDVTGVLPICLGRATKVAEYITDAGKSYEGEVTIGFSTTTEDASGEIVERKAVAAPITRNQVMKVLQSLTGEITQTPPMYSAVKVNGKRLYEYARQGIEVERPSRKVTIYSIELLDDREMFEGENITFRFRVACSKGTYIRTLAVMIGSELGYPAHMSDLVRIQSASLTLDDCLTFEDIEDRVEKGTMAEVLRPMEAALSHLPKFQISDKVAEKVKNGAVLTIPDHLLDTKGPIAIEEKEGLVLAIYEHHPRKPGLMKPVKVLRNDQ, from the coding sequence TTCAGGCTGCGGAAGATTTTGCGAATGAAAAAAATCGGCCACACCGGAACACTGGATCCTGACGTGACAGGAGTACTTCCAATTTGCCTTGGGAGGGCAACGAAGGTGGCTGAATACATAACAGATGCAGGGAAGTCTTATGAGGGAGAAGTCACAATAGGTTTTTCTACGACAACAGAAGATGCATCAGGTGAAATTGTGGAGAGGAAAGCTGTTGCAGCACCTATTACCAGAAATCAGGTGATGAAAGTACTTCAAAGCCTTACCGGGGAAATTACACAGACTCCCCCCATGTATTCAGCAGTAAAGGTAAATGGGAAGCGCCTCTATGAATATGCAAGACAGGGAATAGAAGTGGAGCGGCCATCCAGGAAAGTTACTATCTACTCAATCGAACTTCTCGATGACAGAGAGATGTTTGAGGGTGAGAATATTACCTTCCGTTTCCGTGTAGCCTGCAGCAAGGGTACATACATCCGTACACTTGCGGTCATGATTGGGTCTGAATTGGGATACCCAGCCCATATGTCTGATCTTGTAAGAATCCAGTCAGCCTCACTCACTCTTGATGATTGCCTGACATTTGAAGACATAGAAGACAGGGTCGAAAAGGGGACAATGGCTGAGGTTCTTCGACCTATGGAAGCTGCGCTTTCTCATTTGCCGAAATTTCAAATAAGTGATAAAGTAGCAGAGAAAGTAAAAAATGGGGCTGTATTAACTATCCCTGATCATTTACTCGACACTAAAGGCCCAATCGCAATTGAGGAAAAAGAAGGTCTTGTTCTGGCGATTTATGAGCATCACCCCCGCAAACCAGGGTTAATGAAGCCAGTAAAAGTGTTAAGGAATGATCAATAA